The window AAAGCAAAGCATGTAACACAGCGAGAGCTGGAGGCTCCCCGAGCGTTTGGTGAAAGGAACTTAGGACCTTAAAAGAGGAAGGGAcgggggatgggaagaggggaaaaCACCTAATGTCCTAAACAGCAGGAGAGAAGGCAGCAGAGGAGGGCTGGAAATGTGGGGATGGGAGCAGAGGCCTGAGGGAGATGTGGCATTGGCTGAGCGTGGGAGTTAGGGCTGGAAAAGGACAATTTGCTAACAAGGCAAACTGAGTGACAGCTGAGCCggacacttcaacctctctaaccactcagtgacagactggaaggtggcaattttgcaaccaaaaaacagactccaaagagagacggctgaactcgaattaatatgcacattagatacaattaaacagagactgggaatggttgggtcattacactaattgaatctatttccccatgttaaaatatcctcacaccgtctatgggtcatctcgattatcacgtcaaaggttttttttctcctgctgatggcAGCTCATCTCAAGTGATTGGCCTCTTACCGTTGgtctggctactcccacctttccAAGTTCTCCGTATGTAtcaatatcttctgtctgtgtgttccattctatgcatctgatgaagtgggatgtagcccacgaaagcttatgcccaaataaatgtgtttagtctctaaggtgccacaagtactcctgttcttttagctgaGCTTGGGTTTGCACCTGAGCCTGTGAGTGGAGTCAGAGAAGCCTGGGCTTCCCTATCTTTCTGCACCAAATCCAGCTCAGACCCCGGGCGGAGGGGTATGCCCGGGGGAAGGAGGTTTTTGAGGGGATGAGACACTGTTGGTCTCTGACCCGGTCTGGCCATCATCAGAACCTGCCTACAGCACATCTGTGACTGGTGCATCCAACCCTCAGAATGTGGTGAAGGGGAGTGGGATTTGCTGATTTGCTCTGGGCTCATTTCAGAACATGCGTGAGCTCTGGAGGGAAAGCGCTGTCTCTCCATGTATGTTTGTTCAGTGCCCGTCACCTGGGTGCCGCTACAGGATATAAACCCTATTTCTAAAGGCCTCCTGCGGCCCCATgcccctcccagcagcccctgttTATTGCAGATCGCCTCAGCATGGTGCTTGACAAACAAACGAGCAAAGACAGAGTCCCTAGCCCCCATGGGCCCAGTCTTCTTCCCGCTGGGTTGTACCACCAGTGAGGAGTTCATTCCAAGAGGGCTTTTCGCACAGTAGGGTGCCACACACCCAGTGGGGGAACTCCCTGCTGTGTTGAGAGGCTGGAATAGGGAATAGCTTTGGGGACCCAGCACCAGAGCCGTCAAACACTGAATGAAGGAGTCAGCAAAGCAGGTGTGAGAGACAAATCCAGACTGATCAGCCCAAACAACAGCTCTTGGGATGTAACCAAGTAAATCACCATGCAGGGGAATCGTGGGAAGCCCGAAGGGGGGACGTCTGGGACACGGCAGCagagaagtggactgtagccagGGAGGGATTGGGTTACAGCATCTGGCAAGAAGCCCCTAGCAGACCATCTCTCGTCTGCAACGTCTCTGCTTTGTTGTCCAGAGCATTTTGCTTTCCCTGTTGTTTGGAGTCTATGCTTGTGTTTTCTAAAACCACTCCAAAGCCCCAAGGACCATGGAGCTGGGAGCAGCCTCTGTAACCCGCCTCCCGAAGAGCTGGCCAGGAAGTGAGTGCTGTGTGGAGACCTAAAGCGCCGCTTAAGAAGCGGAGCCTGTGAATGGTCTGGAGACGGAGAAGAAGCCTTTTATGGTTGATGGCAAACCTCAAGCGTCTTCCCACCACATCTCCCTCCTCtagccctgcacctccccacaaaCAGACCCAGCTCTCCTGGAATAACGCGTCCAGCAGCAAACTGACTGCAGCAGGCGCCCCCATTCTGTGAGGCTTCAGGAGCCAGCTCTGCAGCGGCAGCAACATGAACCTGAGAACTGTCCTCATCCTCCTAGTCCTGGCGCTAGCCACGATCTTCGCTTTGGTTTGTGTGTTGCTGACGAGAGGAGTGAAACCAGCCAGCTGTGAGCCGCAGCCCCTGAGCAGCCAGGGGGGAAAGCACAGTGATCAGAGCCTGGTCTTCGCTGATCTGACGCCGGAAGAAATGAAGCAAGTGGTGATGTATCTTCAGGAAAACCTTGGGGTGCCATTGGTAGATGCCTCTCAAGCAAACCCTTCTGATAACTGCATTTATTACATTGATGTGCAGCTCCCCACCAAGGCAGAGGTGCTGGGGTTCTTGGATCGTGGGGGCAGGCGACCCCTACGGCAGGCGCTGGCTGTGGTGTATTTTGGAAACCAACCAGATCCGAATGTCACGGAGTACGTGGTGGGTCCCCTGCCCAAGCCGACGACTCACAGGGATGTCACAGTGCGGAAGTACGGAGGGAAGCTGCCGTATCACCGCAGACCGGTGACTGAGAAGGAATACAAGGATATTGACCGCTTTGTCTACCAGGAGTTCGCCAAAGCACCCAGCTTGCTCAGAGAGTGCTGTGATTATGATGAGACCAATTTTGCTACCCTCACCACAGTTCCTCGGGGGTTCCAGTCAGGAGATCGTGCCACCTGGTTTGTTCTGTTCCAGAACGTGCATGGCAGCGGCTACTATCTGCACCCAGTGGGGCTGGAGGTGCTGGTTAATCACAGCAGCCTGAACGTCTCCCAGTGGAGGATAAGCCAAGTGTTCTATAATGGCCAGTACTATGGAGACATGGAGCAGCTGGAGACCGAGTTCATACAAGGCCGCGTGGAAGATGTAAAAGTTAAGAAAGTCCGACCTGACGAGGAATTTGGCTCCATGAGGCCCAGAGCAGCCCACATGGCACCAGGCCCTTTGCAATATGAGGCCTGTGAGCCCCGCTACAGCATCCAAAACAATCACGTCATCTTCCAGTCCTGGAGTTTCGCCTTTGGGATGGATGTGAACACAGGACCACGTCTCTTTGACATCAAGTTCAATGGAGAGAGGATTGTCTATGAGCTGAGTCTCCAAGAAGCCCTTGCTGTCTACGGCTCTAATTGTCCCGGCGGGATGGTGACTAGATATATGGATGGGAGCTTTGGCATCGGCAAGTTTGCTTTTGAGCTGGTCAGAGGTGTTGATTGCCCCTACACAGCCACCTATGTGGATAGACACTATCTAGCTGAATCAGAGACCCCTAAAGTTAATAAAAACTCCTTATGTATTTTCGAGCAGGACACTTCAGTCCCACTGAGGCGCCATTACTCCAACTTGCAGTCCCTGTACTATGGCGGGCTGACTAAATATGCCCTTGTTCTTAGGGCCATTTCAACTCTCATAAACTATGACTACgtctgggacttcatcttctacCAGAACGGAGCTATTGAAGTAAAAATCCACGCCACTGGCTATATTAGCTCGTCCTTTCGCTATGGCACAGGCACCGAACATGGCAATCGGGTTGGGGAACACACCCTAGGGACAATGCACAACCATCTCATCAATTATAAAGTGGACTTGGATGTTGGAGGTAGGTCTCTTTGcatgtgttttctctctctctcgtgccTGTGCATTGTGAAGGACACCCAGCACTGCGATGCTCTTTGTAGCTATGGGGAACCACATTCTGGGAAGAGCAGCCCAAGGTGGCGCAAAGGGGGCTTCTGCGTTCTGGGCTTGGCCAGGGCCTGCCCATCCCCCAGTGTAAATTAGAACCTAATTGAAGGCAGATTCCCACAGCCCAGAACAGCTGCAACCCAAAGGGATGAGGCAGCCgcatccttccccaccccctggctcACTCCCCTGCCAGGAGCTGAGTGTGTCGGGGTGTCATTACACCAGCCCTGGCTTGCTCTGGGATCTGCCCTGTTCTGAAATGATGTAAAGGGGCAGGAATGCAGCAAGAATTGGGGCCACCAGATATAAGCTCTGCATTCTATAGGTTGCCATTCCGGGAGCTGGCAGGTCCCCTCCCCATGAAGCGAGCCGGAGACCAGTGTAACTAAAAGTGGCACAGAAACTCACCAGAGCAGCGGATAAAGTGGAGCAGCCAGATTAAATGAGAAAACTTTCTGGATCAACTTCCATAGGAAAAACATCAAATTTGGCAGGTTTAGGAACTGTAGACACAAACTTTGCTGACTGCATGCCATAGATCTTGGATGCAACCGCCTCCATGGGGGGAGAAGAAAGGATTCAGCATTGAACATGGAAGAGTATAACTTAACTGCCCGTGGGAATAAGAAGCTAGGACGAATTCACTCCAATC of the Malaclemys terrapin pileata isolate rMalTer1 chromosome 25, rMalTer1.hap1, whole genome shotgun sequence genome contains:
- the AOC3 gene encoding membrane primary amine oxidase, translated to MNLRTVLILLVLALATIFALVCVLLTRGVKPASCEPQPLSSQGGKHSDQSLVFADLTPEEMKQVVMYLQENLGVPLVDASQANPSDNCIYYIDVQLPTKAEVLGFLDRGGRRPLRQALAVVYFGNQPDPNVTEYVVGPLPKPTTHRDVTVRKYGGKLPYHRRPVTEKEYKDIDRFVYQEFAKAPSLLRECCDYDETNFATLTTVPRGFQSGDRATWFVLFQNVHGSGYYLHPVGLEVLVNHSSLNVSQWRISQVFYNGQYYGDMEQLETEFIQGRVEDVKVKKVRPDEEFGSMRPRAAHMAPGPLQYEACEPRYSIQNNHVIFQSWSFAFGMDVNTGPRLFDIKFNGERIVYELSLQEALAVYGSNCPGGMVTRYMDGSFGIGKFAFELVRGVDCPYTATYVDRHYLAESETPKVNKNSLCIFEQDTSVPLRRHYSNLQSLYYGGLTKYALVLRAISTLINYDYVWDFIFYQNGAIEVKIHATGYISSSFRYGTGTEHGNRVGEHTLGTMHNHLINYKVDLDVGGTKNSLVAHDMTFDTVQAPWSPEHQIQRPRLTRKVLGTEDKAVFPLHSKIPRYIHFTTNAENRWGHQRGYRIQIVSFAGDHLPEASSMERSISWGRYKLAVTKRKEEEPTSTSIYNQNDPWTPTVAFADFIDNETIVNEDLVAWISVGFLHIPHTEDIPNTVTVGNGVGFFLRPYNYFDEDPSVHSPDGIYFRSDQDPSMCEVNHIACLSKTASCSPSLPPFTYNGFQNQTGP